The following are from one region of the Paenibacillus bovis genome:
- a CDS encoding TIGR04104 family putative zinc finger protein: MKLPTCPNCQHRFTWREAYHAAAKTKRFTYCPNCQTTLYPTANSLTKSALILAILQLVLIIFLPSLNVSIGIAILILAIYLVVFVLYLPFGYRYKEYEDSLFKL; this comes from the coding sequence ATGAAATTACCGACTTGTCCTAACTGTCAGCATCGATTTACCTGGAGAGAAGCTTATCATGCTGCAGCCAAGACCAAGCGTTTTACCTATTGTCCGAACTGTCAGACTACCCTATATCCGACAGCCAATTCGCTTACCAAATCGGCGCTTATCCTTGCCATTTTGCAGCTTGTGCTGATTATCTTTTTACCCAGTCTGAATGTATCGATTGGTATAGCGATACTGATACTGGCAATCTATCTGGTTGTGTTTGTATTGTATCTGCCCTTTGGTTATCGGTATAAGGAATATGAAGATTCATTATTTAAACTATGA
- the rlmD gene encoding 23S rRNA (uracil(1939)-C(5))-methyltransferase RlmD, whose protein sequence is MTEKPRSQKGNFSSQKLSRSSRPEASKHRSDRPSSSANSANTRSSRPSSPSLPIDSKPNSRQNGKQGGFGSSTASRSGSTSSSFKGNNSSKPPYAKKQNNAPVKTTSRDNAEELRNGDSIIVTIKRLGINGEGVGYYRRKAVFVDGALPNEVVKAQVTETQPKFIKATITEIEKRSPQRVEPPCPVFHICGGCQIQHISYEGQLQAKTDIVHEAFNRYAGLEKVKIKPMLGMEHPWAYRNKAQPQLGRDQDQNVIAGLYEINSHDIVDISGCPIQHPAINNAIEIVKSALEDLQIPLHKDNGSRDGVRTIVVRYGFQSNHLQITLVTTSRQLPRQDELIQALRLSVPDVTSIAINVNPKKTSLVFGEHTVTLWGQDTMLESLGDLEFALSPRAFFQLNPQQTVKLYESVRAAAGLTGKELVVDAYCGTGTIGLWLAPYAREVRGIEMIAEAVDDANKNAYHNNRDNASFYVGKAEELLPRWVKKGMSPDVIIADPPRTGLEQPFLDTVLKTKPKRFVYVSCNPSTLAKDCKVLLDGGYEIQWVQPIDMFPQTSHVEAVTLLVRKDA, encoded by the coding sequence ATGACTGAAAAACCACGTTCCCAGAAGGGGAACTTTTCTTCTCAAAAGCTATCCAGGTCTTCACGCCCGGAGGCATCAAAACATCGTTCGGACCGTCCATCCTCCTCGGCAAACTCTGCCAATACCCGTTCATCCCGACCAAGCTCGCCATCCTTGCCAATCGACAGCAAGCCAAATTCCCGTCAGAACGGCAAACAAGGCGGATTCGGATCGTCGACTGCATCGCGTTCAGGCAGCACATCATCCAGCTTCAAAGGCAATAACAGCTCAAAGCCGCCGTATGCCAAAAAGCAGAATAATGCGCCTGTCAAAACGACAAGCCGGGATAATGCAGAAGAATTACGCAATGGGGACAGCATTATCGTAACGATCAAACGCCTTGGAATCAACGGTGAAGGTGTAGGTTATTATCGCCGCAAAGCGGTATTTGTCGACGGTGCACTGCCTAATGAAGTAGTCAAGGCACAGGTAACCGAGACCCAACCCAAATTTATTAAAGCAACTATTACCGAGATTGAGAAAAGATCTCCGCAGCGCGTAGAACCGCCATGCCCGGTGTTCCATATTTGCGGTGGCTGCCAGATCCAGCATATCTCCTACGAAGGACAGCTGCAGGCCAAAACAGATATCGTTCATGAAGCCTTCAATCGGTACGCCGGTCTGGAAAAAGTAAAAATCAAGCCAATGCTCGGTATGGAGCATCCATGGGCCTACCGCAACAAAGCCCAGCCTCAGCTGGGACGTGATCAGGATCAGAATGTAATCGCTGGTCTGTATGAGATTAACAGTCATGATATCGTCGATATTAGCGGCTGTCCGATTCAGCATCCGGCAATCAATAATGCGATCGAGATCGTCAAGTCTGCACTGGAAGATCTGCAGATTCCGCTGCACAAGGATAACGGTTCACGGGATGGCGTACGTACGATTGTCGTTCGTTATGGATTCCAATCCAATCATCTGCAGATTACGCTGGTAACGACCAGCCGTCAGCTGCCTCGTCAGGATGAGCTGATCCAGGCACTGCGCCTGTCGGTGCCGGATGTGACCAGTATCGCTATTAATGTGAATCCAAAGAAAACGTCGCTTGTCTTCGGTGAGCATACGGTAACCCTGTGGGGGCAGGATACCATGCTCGAATCACTGGGTGATCTGGAATTCGCCCTGTCACCAAGAGCGTTCTTCCAGCTGAATCCACAGCAGACCGTCAAGCTGTATGAATCGGTTCGTGCGGCTGCTGGACTCACTGGTAAAGAGTTGGTTGTCGATGCTTACTGCGGTACCGGTACAATCGGTCTGTGGCTCGCACCGTATGCCAGAGAAGTACGCGGTATCGAGATGATCGCCGAAGCCGTCGATGATGCGAATAAAAATGCTTATCACAACAACCGCGATAATGCCAGCTTCTACGTCGGCAAAGCCGAAGAGCTGCTGCCACGCTGGGTGAAAAAGGGCATGAGCCCGGATGTGATCATCGCCGATCCACCGCGTACCGGACTGGAGCAGCCATTCCTGGATACAGTGCTGAAGACCAAGCCGAAGCGGTTTGTCTATGTATCCTGTAATCCGTCCACACTGGCCAAAGACTGCAAAGTACTGCTGGATGGAGGATACGAGATTCAGTGGGTACAACCTATCGATATGTTCCCGCAAACCAGCCATGTCGAAGCGGTAACGCTGCTGGTACGTAAAGACGCTTAA
- a CDS encoding DEAD/DEAH box helicase, which produces MSESNTLNDIQNNSNISVSTDQPRFSDYNLSEEITRALDTLGYHQPTPVQQQVIPQALSRSDITVKSQTGSGKTAAYGIPLCEMVEWEESRPQALILTPTRELADQVKEDIMNIGRFKRIKAAAIYGKQPFDRQRRELTQRNHVIVGTPGRVMDHIEKDTIDLERIQYLVIDEADEMLSMGFIEQLEKIIRELPTERMTMLFSATLPKDVEKLCHRYMNQPVDIEIGSASDKRQTQIQHKLYTVSEKAKPSLLQKVTITENPDSCIIFCRTQVNVDAVATQLESLGYPASKIHGGMEQDDRNRVMNEFRAGQFRYLVATDVAARGIDIDRITHVINYDLPMEKESYVHRTGRTGRAGQSGTAITFATPYEDKFLNAIQNYIGFEIPRAEEPSAFAVSEAKDAFERKLHDRPAPKKSKGEELNANILKLYFNGGKKKKLRAVDFVGTIARIEGVTADDIGIISIQETVTYIDILNGKGPLVMKAMQNTTIKGKQLKVQKART; this is translated from the coding sequence ATGAGCGAAAGCAACACATTGAATGATATACAGAACAACAGCAATATCTCCGTATCTACCGACCAACCCCGTTTTAGTGACTACAATCTGAGTGAAGAAATTACCCGTGCCCTGGACACCCTCGGCTATCATCAACCGACACCTGTACAACAGCAGGTTATTCCACAAGCATTGTCCCGCAGCGATATTACCGTCAAATCCCAGACCGGCAGCGGTAAAACGGCAGCTTACGGTATTCCGTTATGCGAAATGGTCGAATGGGAAGAGAGTCGTCCACAGGCGCTGATTCTGACACCAACACGCGAGCTTGCGGATCAGGTAAAAGAAGATATTATGAATATCGGCCGCTTCAAGCGGATCAAGGCAGCAGCGATCTATGGCAAGCAGCCCTTTGACCGCCAACGACGCGAACTGACCCAGCGTAACCATGTGATCGTCGGCACACCGGGCCGCGTGATGGATCATATCGAGAAAGATACGATCGATCTGGAACGTATTCAATATCTGGTTATCGACGAAGCGGACGAAATGCTCAGTATGGGCTTTATCGAGCAGCTGGAGAAAATTATTCGTGAGCTGCCGACCGAACGGATGACTATGCTATTCTCTGCCACACTGCCCAAAGATGTAGAAAAACTCTGTCACCGTTATATGAATCAGCCGGTGGATATCGAGATTGGATCGGCTTCGGACAAGCGCCAGACCCAGATCCAGCATAAATTATATACAGTCAGTGAGAAAGCAAAGCCCTCTCTCCTGCAAAAAGTCACGATCACCGAGAATCCGGACAGCTGCATTATTTTCTGCCGCACCCAGGTGAATGTGGATGCAGTAGCCACCCAGCTGGAAAGTCTCGGCTATCCGGCAAGCAAGATTCATGGTGGTATGGAGCAAGATGACCGCAATCGTGTTATGAATGAATTTCGCGCGGGTCAGTTCCGCTATCTGGTCGCCACCGATGTGGCGGCGAGAGGAATTGATATTGACCGGATTACCCATGTTATCAATTACGATCTGCCGATGGAAAAAGAAAGCTATGTTCATCGTACTGGACGTACAGGACGCGCGGGACAGAGTGGTACGGCTATTACCTTTGCAACGCCGTATGAAGATAAATTCCTGAATGCGATTCAGAATTATATTGGATTCGAAATTCCGCGCGCAGAGGAACCTTCTGCATTTGCCGTCTCGGAAGCAAAGGATGCTTTTGAACGCAAACTGCATGACCGCCCTGCACCGAAAAAGAGCAAAGGTGAAGAGCTGAATGCTAATATCCTCAAGCTATATTTTAACGGCGGCAAAAAGAAAAAGCTGCGTGCGGTCGATTTTGTCGGCACTATCGCCCGGATCGAAGGCGTAACTGCCGATGATATCGGAATTATCAGCATTCAGGAGACCGTTACTTATATAGATATCCTGAACGGCAAAGGTCCACTGGTAATGAAAGCAATGCAAAATACGACGATCAAAGGCAAGCAGCTAAAAGTACAAAAAGCCAGAACATAA
- a CDS encoding GNAT family N-acetyltransferase, with the protein MKSISPEYTIRSFEESDMPLLGDLYQAVTARDNAVFWWVGEPPNWHNVYCAFENNRMIGKGQIEVTSTIHPQQPEEYKHTIYINIKTIPEREVDTALLEALYQPLLSRAIELQKTLSTTHETMLCIGNHSSETANSSFFKDKGYSYLQSLFHMERNLLQPLPRLTLPSELQFDYWKMATTAEEQQYLNIDAEIWPEAPIGNNKLAENKKQPLWTAMVVREYQTMIGGLMAWQEEDEGIIEDVWVREPWRRRGIARYLLVEGLKYLQSHSLKKASLTVLTDNHSALSLYESAGFQIMNEEVRYGIVLG; encoded by the coding sequence ATGAAATCAATATCACCCGAGTACACTATACGCAGCTTTGAAGAATCGGACATGCCTTTACTGGGTGATCTATATCAGGCAGTAACAGCCAGAGATAACGCTGTTTTCTGGTGGGTTGGTGAACCGCCAAACTGGCACAACGTATACTGTGCTTTTGAGAATAATCGCATGATTGGCAAAGGCCAAATCGAAGTAACCAGTACGATCCACCCGCAACAGCCCGAAGAGTACAAACATACTATCTATATAAATATCAAAACGATTCCGGAACGGGAGGTTGATACAGCCCTATTGGAAGCTCTTTACCAGCCCCTGCTGAGCAGAGCCATCGAACTCCAAAAAACACTGTCGACGACTCATGAGACCATGCTGTGTATCGGCAATCATTCGTCCGAGACTGCCAATAGTTCCTTTTTCAAAGATAAAGGCTACTCCTATCTGCAAAGCCTCTTTCATATGGAAAGGAATCTGCTCCAGCCTCTCCCCAGGCTGACACTGCCTTCAGAATTACAGTTCGATTATTGGAAAATGGCAACAACTGCAGAAGAGCAGCAATATCTGAACATAGATGCTGAGATCTGGCCGGAAGCTCCTATTGGCAACAACAAACTCGCAGAGAATAAAAAGCAACCTCTGTGGACCGCCATGGTGGTAAGAGAGTATCAGACCATGATCGGCGGACTGATGGCCTGGCAGGAAGAAGACGAAGGAATAATTGAGGATGTCTGGGTGCGTGAACCATGGCGCAGACGTGGCATTGCCCGCTATTTACTGGTGGAAGGACTCAAGTATCTACAGAGTCATTCACTCAAAAAAGCCAGCCTGACTGTACTGACCGATAATCATTCGGCACTGTCCCTGTACGAGTCGGCTGGCTTCCAGATCATGAATGAAGAAGTACGATACGGAATAGTTCTGGGTTAA
- a CDS encoding copper amine oxidase N-terminal domain-containing protein, producing the protein MKKVISGILVAACLGLSFSTTCAAARQIQVDGVNIRTAAYPEVKNGHVMVPLRTISENLAATVQWSTYGVTLTNRNSTITLKPDSKVAQNNGKVISMDTSPYIKNNLIFVPLRFVSEAFGSKVNYDKVRVTIDSPSLRINGVPIKALQQEYHMTMGGIVQQIKGDAYNQAIYDIMLKYKGKEVAEPANYSWQYMIDTLGAYYKNSEYQFLDDKGDSQLRYDTYSLVGDFPQEMLKDYPPSLIYDANQDKWYLFSETANEAIRKLIDTADQNGFMRTISNTIL; encoded by the coding sequence ATGAAAAAAGTAATAAGTGGAATCCTGGTCGCGGCTTGTCTGGGACTTTCGTTTTCTACAACCTGCGCAGCTGCCAGACAGATTCAAGTTGATGGAGTGAACATCAGAACCGCAGCCTATCCGGAAGTTAAAAATGGTCATGTCATGGTACCCTTGCGGACTATCAGTGAAAATCTGGCGGCTACGGTACAATGGTCCACCTATGGAGTCACACTGACTAACCGCAATAGCACAATCACTTTGAAACCAGATAGCAAAGTAGCCCAGAACAATGGGAAAGTCATATCTATGGATACCAGCCCTTACATAAAAAATAATTTGATATTTGTTCCTCTTCGTTTTGTCTCTGAAGCATTTGGCAGTAAGGTCAATTACGATAAGGTCAGAGTTACTATCGATTCTCCTTCCCTGCGTATTAATGGTGTTCCAATCAAGGCACTGCAGCAGGAATATCATATGACTATGGGTGGTATCGTACAGCAGATCAAAGGCGATGCTTATAACCAGGCTATTTATGATATTATGCTGAAATACAAAGGCAAAGAGGTAGCTGAACCCGCCAACTATTCCTGGCAATATATGATCGATACGCTGGGTGCCTACTACAAAAATTCCGAATACCAATTCCTCGACGACAAGGGAGACAGTCAGCTTCGCTACGATACTTACTCTCTGGTCGGTGACTTTCCGCAGGAAATGCTAAAGGATTATCCACCATCCCTGATTTATGATGCAAATCAAGATAAATGGTATTTGTTTAGTGAAACGGCTAATGAAGCGATTCGCAAATTAATAGATACTGCCGATCAAAATGGTTTTATGAGAACTATCAGTAACACCATTCTCTAA
- a CDS encoding helix-turn-helix transcriptional regulator, with the protein MKKSERLNDMIRYLNGREFFNLSDLMSTYRISKSTALRDIHSLEQLGMPLYAEHGRYGRYGILKNRLLSPMIFTMDEVYALYFAMLTLEAYQSTPFHLSGNRLNEKFENCLSPTQIEQIHNMQKVLQLETYPHTNTSLCLDRILKSILHERSCEISYTRGKQRKTYTVQFARISARFGQWYATGIDLEQQQYKIFRCDRIHAVEENISLPALPLDDLLQQYSDRQQSDHSVPFEVTITAQGRDIFDKEHYPSMRLQVGKETVIRGFYNPGEEKFIADYFIRYGQHIQSVQPDTLKKMIRDRIHRLLDHYNQL; encoded by the coding sequence ATGAAAAAATCCGAACGGCTCAATGATATGATCCGCTATTTGAATGGGCGGGAGTTTTTTAATCTTAGTGACCTGATGAGTACATACCGTATCTCCAAAAGTACAGCCCTGCGCGATATCCACTCTCTTGAACAGCTGGGCATGCCTTTATACGCAGAGCATGGACGGTATGGAAGATACGGGATTCTCAAGAACCGGCTGCTGTCGCCCATGATCTTCACAATGGACGAAGTGTATGCTTTGTATTTTGCCATGCTGACGCTGGAAGCGTATCAGTCTACCCCATTTCATCTAAGTGGGAATCGGTTGAATGAGAAGTTCGAGAATTGCCTATCTCCGACTCAGATCGAACAGATTCACAATATGCAAAAAGTACTGCAGCTGGAAACGTATCCGCATACCAATACCAGTCTCTGTCTGGATCGGATTCTCAAAAGTATTTTGCATGAACGCAGCTGTGAAATCAGCTATACTCGCGGAAAGCAACGTAAAACCTATACGGTACAGTTTGCCCGCATATCTGCACGATTCGGGCAATGGTATGCGACCGGAATCGATCTGGAGCAGCAGCAGTACAAAATATTCCGATGTGATCGTATTCATGCTGTAGAGGAGAACATTTCCTTGCCGGCTCTGCCGCTGGATGATCTGCTGCAGCAATATAGTGACAGACAGCAATCCGACCACAGCGTTCCGTTTGAAGTAACGATTACCGCCCAGGGCAGGGATATTTTTGACAAGGAACATTATCCGTCGATGCGTCTGCAGGTAGGTAAGGAGACTGTGATTCGTGGATTCTATAACCCGGGTGAAGAAAAATTTATCGCTGATTATTTTATTCGCTATGGTCAGCATATTCAGTCTGTCCAGCCCGATACATTGAAGAAAATGATCCGTGACCGGATTCACCGCTTGCTTGATCACTACAACCAGTTATGA
- a CDS encoding VOC family protein, giving the protein MTLEIAIFLSMNGKAKEAIDFYKQHLGAEELMRVTYQQMAKRDSSIRLTETNKDYISHSVLRIGSAKLMIAEETMDPREKYHAGNHISLCIQSADLVEIRHFYSNLISDERVRIILPLSDIVFSEAYGIVEDPFGVQLQLMYDKRLG; this is encoded by the coding sequence ATGACACTGGAAATTGCCATTTTTCTGTCGATGAATGGAAAAGCCAAGGAAGCGATCGACTTTTACAAACAGCATTTGGGCGCAGAGGAGCTCATGCGGGTGACCTATCAGCAGATGGCCAAGCGTGACAGCTCGATCCGGCTAACAGAGACTAACAAGGATTATATCTCCCATTCCGTGCTGCGGATCGGCAGCGCCAAGCTGATGATTGCCGAGGAGACAATGGACCCTCGCGAGAAGTACCATGCAGGCAATCATATCTCGCTATGCATTCAGAGCGCTGATCTGGTAGAGATCCGGCATTTTTACAGCAATCTGATCAGTGATGAGCGAGTGAGAATTATTTTGCCTTTGTCGGATATTGTGTTCAGCGAAGCGTACGGTATTGTAGAAGATCCGTTCGGTGTACAGCTGCAGTTGATGTATGATAAGCGGCTGGGGTGA
- a CDS encoding metalloregulator ArsR/SmtB family transcription factor: MQLDKVVAYHKALADSTRIKMLILLAEGELNGQALAERLHVTPATITHHATKLREASLINERREKNTIYFSLNHYFIKNNALAAVRLIYRTVEGGQPVMDDSQKQIAASVIRNFIGKDGRLKSIPAQLKKKLIVLEHLVSQLEPGRKYEEKEINEFIKSFHEDFATIRREFIMHQFMSREDQVYELNPPEMWARWEQLA; this comes from the coding sequence ATGCAGCTGGATAAAGTAGTGGCCTATCACAAGGCATTAGCCGATTCTACACGGATCAAAATGCTCATCCTGCTGGCTGAAGGAGAACTCAATGGCCAGGCACTGGCAGAAAGATTACATGTGACACCGGCTACGATTACTCACCATGCGACCAAATTAAGGGAAGCCAGTTTGATTAACGAGCGGCGGGAAAAAAATACGATTTATTTCTCGTTGAATCATTATTTCATCAAAAATAATGCACTTGCAGCCGTCAGATTAATCTATCGAACAGTGGAAGGAGGACAACCCGTTATGGATGATAGCCAGAAACAGATCGCAGCCTCGGTGATCAGGAACTTTATCGGTAAGGATGGGCGACTGAAAAGTATTCCGGCACAGCTGAAGAAAAAGTTGATTGTACTGGAACATCTGGTATCGCAGCTGGAACCGGGACGCAAGTATGAGGAAAAAGAGATCAATGAATTTATCAAATCGTTCCATGAAGATTTTGCAACGATTCGCCGGGAATTTATTATGCATCAGTTCATGTCGAGAGAAGATCAGGTGTACGAGCTGAATCCACCGGAAATGTGGGCAAGATGGGAGCAGCTGGCATAG
- a CDS encoding pyridoxamine 5'-phosphate oxidase family protein: MSEPVTHAEAVETVRELIKDIETAMLTTISGDRLVSRPMQTQDIEFDGDLWFLTKKDTSKYTELLADPRVNVAYAGKSYVSISGTAEFVNDLERKKEMWNKMYEKILDVSYDDPNLVLIRIHTETAEYWESGSAAKMVTHLLKKAVGKNSDPRSEPGLNETVDLTQAPNQS, encoded by the coding sequence ATGTCCGAACCTGTTACTCATGCTGAAGCCGTCGAAACGGTCCGCGAACTAATCAAGGATATCGAGACAGCGATGCTTACAACCATTTCCGGGGATCGTCTGGTATCACGTCCGATGCAAACCCAGGATATCGAATTTGACGGAGACCTGTGGTTTTTGACCAAAAAGGATACTTCCAAATATACGGAGCTGCTCGCAGACCCTCGTGTAAATGTAGCCTATGCCGGCAAATCCTATGTATCGATCAGCGGTACCGCTGAATTCGTCAACGATCTGGAACGCAAAAAAGAAATGTGGAACAAAATGTACGAGAAGATTCTGGATGTATCCTACGATGATCCGAATCTGGTACTGATCCGGATTCATACCGAAACTGCCGAATACTGGGAAAGCGGCAGCGCTGCCAAGATGGTCACCCATCTGCTCAAAAAAGCCGTCGGCAAAAACTCCGATCCCAGATCCGAGCCAGGTCTGAACGAGACCGTAGATCTCACTCAGGCGCCGAATCAATCTTAA
- a CDS encoding ArnT family glycosyltransferase, which translates to MQRVIQNAIYGILAAFMALFIGSSLFLRAEYNYVVYSDKPVLHQQHLLILALLVILLVIASLVVYRLCLKLDRYRPQVVIPFILGISLAIQLAIIFLLPRLPTDDSQTVVSLALQMLNKGDYSTFQSGGYLYMFPFNFSTVLYIKLLLWIFPDNYLVLKIFNILFTLVTTLMIYLIYKQLNSRSMSRDYGVLVFAATYIPALLMSNFIYNDVIATTLLTAALYAVIRFVKTRSIRYIVLAAILLALGNYFRSIGIIFLIAVIIYMLLNKRDIGWRRLLISLGIMVALFNVPGWTQNAALQASGVVSEPTSTHSAPVYMWLNMGMNQSTFGFWDNMLSYTIYQREAGYNKAESIPLFQQAIRDKLSSMTPGELAELYYKKLIWTWAEGTYQIERYGIGNERSAGGGMGFVMGGYSYSTVATQLFAGNSVYRSGLMWVLYAMNFLMYIFVLVRLIGAIRTRRYDEVALVLVILGFIGFYLLWEIKSRYIYPVYPLLIILSYIGFKDVYQGLSRYIPFLGKGD; encoded by the coding sequence ATGCAGAGAGTTATCCAAAATGCCATTTATGGTATTCTTGCCGCTTTTATGGCACTGTTTATCGGTTCATCCTTATTTTTGAGGGCGGAATATAATTACGTCGTGTACAGTGATAAGCCTGTTTTGCACCAGCAGCATCTGCTTATTCTGGCATTGCTGGTCATTTTGTTAGTGATCGCCAGTCTGGTAGTATACAGACTCTGTCTGAAACTGGATCGGTATCGTCCGCAGGTAGTCATTCCGTTCATCCTGGGAATTTCTTTGGCGATTCAGCTGGCGATTATTTTCCTGCTGCCGCGTCTGCCGACTGATGATTCACAGACGGTCGTATCGCTGGCTTTGCAGATGCTGAACAAGGGAGACTATTCCACCTTCCAGTCAGGTGGATATTTGTACATGTTTCCGTTTAACTTTTCTACGGTGCTGTATATCAAGTTACTTCTATGGATATTCCCGGATAACTATCTGGTTCTGAAAATATTCAATATCCTGTTTACTCTGGTAACGACGCTGATGATCTATTTGATCTACAAGCAGCTGAATAGCCGCTCCATGAGCAGGGATTACGGCGTACTGGTATTCGCAGCGACGTATATCCCTGCGCTGCTGATGAGCAACTTTATCTATAACGATGTGATTGCGACGACACTGCTGACAGCTGCATTGTATGCAGTTATCCGATTTGTAAAAACGCGGTCGATCCGTTATATCGTACTGGCAGCGATTCTGCTGGCACTTGGGAATTATTTTAGAAGTATCGGCATCATTTTCCTGATTGCTGTCATTATCTATATGCTGCTGAACAAGCGGGATATAGGCTGGAGACGGCTGCTAATCTCGCTTGGAATCATGGTGGCACTGTTCAATGTACCGGGCTGGACACAAAATGCAGCTCTGCAGGCATCCGGCGTAGTCAGTGAACCGACCAGTACCCATTCAGCACCAGTCTATATGTGGCTGAATATGGGGATGAATCAGAGTACATTCGGATTCTGGGACAATATGCTGAGCTATACTATTTACCAGCGTGAAGCAGGATATAACAAGGCAGAGAGCATTCCGCTATTCCAGCAGGCGATCCGGGACAAGCTGTCCAGTATGACACCGGGTGAACTGGCAGAGCTGTATTACAAAAAGCTGATCTGGACCTGGGCCGAAGGTACGTATCAGATTGAACGTTACGGAATCGGCAATGAACGATCTGCAGGTGGCGGGATGGGATTTGTTATGGGCGGATATAGCTATTCGACCGTAGCTACGCAGCTATTTGCCGGCAATTCGGTATATCGCAGCGGCCTGATGTGGGTGCTGTATGCAATGAATTTCCTGATGTATATTTTTGTACTGGTGCGCTTGATCGGAGCTATACGCACAAGACGGTATGATGAAGTAGCGCTGGTATTGGTGATTCTAGGATTTATAGGATTCTATCTGTTATGGGAGATCAAGTCCCGTTATATTTATCCGGTCTATCCGCTGCTTATCATCCTGTCCTATATAGGCTTCAAGGATGTCTATCAGGGTTTATCCCGGTATATCCCATTTCTCGGAAAGGGTGATTGA
- a CDS encoding DUF4003 family protein yields MNAQDQITLELLTVNMQNIKKEFPWQNVNVSRLAALLYALEGKEAPAKAIRQSYNMLKENTNRFSMFRNLAAIAISSMLSLCEDQEMQLKHTLSIYEQLKQNGFKASEYLVIAAYEIAANTTPNQHIHTMERMKDFYEGMKQHHRFLTNRDDYIFAAMLGLSDIDPAIGVERMEQLHQWLKPEFRNSNGLQSLTQVLVLGGESRDTLDRLLLLRESLKDRDLRMDKQYTLSSLGVLALLPVDTQVVVNDIAEIYAYLHNQKGFNRWSLNKEQRLLYTAALVASRYINEARQDVLTSNLTTNITNIIIAQQTAMIVAITAGAASSAAASG; encoded by the coding sequence ATGAATGCACAGGATCAGATCACGCTTGAATTATTAACTGTAAATATGCAAAATATCAAAAAAGAATTCCCCTGGCAGAATGTTAATGTTAGCCGACTCGCTGCTCTATTGTATGCACTTGAAGGTAAAGAAGCTCCGGCAAAAGCGATTCGACAGAGCTACAATATGCTCAAGGAAAATACCAATCGGTTCTCCATGTTCCGCAATCTGGCTGCAATCGCTATTTCGTCGATGCTTTCATTATGCGAAGATCAGGAAATGCAGCTGAAGCATACTTTATCCATTTACGAACAGCTCAAGCAGAATGGATTCAAAGCATCCGAGTATCTGGTGATCGCTGCCTATGAGATAGCTGCCAATACCACGCCCAATCAGCATATACATACGATGGAACGAATGAAAGATTTTTACGAAGGAATGAAGCAGCATCACCGGTTCCTGACCAATCGGGATGATTATATTTTTGCCGCGATGCTGGGTTTGTCGGATATTGATCCGGCTATTGGAGTGGAGCGTATGGAGCAGCTGCATCAGTGGCTCAAACCTGAATTCCGCAACAGTAATGGCCTGCAGTCACTGACACAGGTATTGGTGCTTGGCGGTGAGAGCCGTGATACGCTGGATCGCCTGTTGCTGCTGCGAGAATCACTGAAAGATCGGGATTTGCGTATGGATAAGCAGTACACGCTCTCCTCTCTTGGCGTACTCGCTCTACTGCCGGTAGATACCCAAGTGGTGGTCAATGATATTGCCGAGATATATGCTTATTTACATAACCAAAAAGGCTTTAATCGCTGGTCGCTTAACAAAGAGCAGCGACTGCTTTATACAGCTGCACTGGTGGCTTCCCGTTATATTAATGAAGCTCGTCAAGATGTACTGACCTCGAATCTGACCACCAATATTACGAATATTATTATTGCGCAGCAAACTGCAATGATTGTAGCTATAACAGCTGGTGCTGCTTCTTCTGCGGCTGCTTCAGGTTAA